The following coding sequences lie in one Seriola aureovittata isolate HTS-2021-v1 ecotype China chromosome 5, ASM2101889v1, whole genome shotgun sequence genomic window:
- the nipbla gene encoding nipped-B-like protein A isoform X5 — MNGDMPHVPITTLAGIASLTDLLNQLPLPSPLPATTTKSLLYNGRIAEEVTCLLGCRDENLASQLAHGLNQVSTEHIELKDNLGSDEPEGDAPLLLQTMLARNPGIFREKNVMQQPMVPPFKITQNSMHSPAQSANFQPAAISPSPSSRFVAPQTGSSSRYMGQQNSPVPSPYTPQSPATGYIQQYPHQQPPSYNQHQQIQQVSVASPMVPGGIRNIHEGKVSGQIANAANHHSDRHGTEDYLNIVHRLGNEEGDSTMRNPSFPLRSPQSGCSPAGSEGTPKPGSRPPLILQSPPPYAPSPREGGPDQKQQPQQRKKAPAVKEEKDMYDIVSSPNKDSTKLTLKLSRVKSNESDPPGEVLPGMDQNSDNMEPELGFQQVPVLQHNRGARLQQQQVSQQAGGASGLQPPSSPYDEAELDALAEIERIEREAASEKCSKEVQDKDKPLKKRKQDSFPLEPGAGGPGGPTGAPGSGSTGGGNAGKLTPQEATAAGNGASRPPLMIKRDKDTSGSNEGQMWGQPKVKLERLGLVQDFEKRPKPVVVLKKLSIDQIQRIIRHSKSGKNRISSGKSGKSYCQILGGMDPAVLKELPPELLAEIESTMPLCERVKMNKRKRSTVNERPKYAEVSSDEDFDANGESARKRQRRDKDRSWEFEERERRGSGDHRKSGHRDSRRGSGSRYRDSSEEDSPPPSMSEIARKMKMKEKQKKRKAYEPKLTQEELMDSSTFKRFLASIDNILENLEDVDFTTMADDDEIPQELLLGKHQLNELGSESAKIKAMGISSRIPSDKLVKLLNILEKNIQDGSKLTTMMNHDHDAEDEERLWRDLIMERVTKSADACLTALNIMTSAHMPKAVYIEDVIERVLQYTKFHLQNTLYPQYDPVYRVDPHGGGMLSSKAKRAKCSTHKQRVIVMLYNKVCDIVSNISELLEIQLLTDTTILQVSSMGITPFFVENVSELQLCAIKLVTAVFSRYEKHRQLILEEIFTSLARLPTSKRSLRNFRLNSSDQDGEPMYIQMVTALVLQLIQCVVHLPSDKDAFEEYDSKVDQDVLITNSYETAMRTAQNFLSVFLKKCGSKQGEEDYRPLFENFVQDLLSTVNKPEWPAAELLLSLLGRLLVHQFSNKQTEMALRVASLDYLGTVAARLRKDAVTSKMDQRSIDRILQQSPGNDETQQLQKALLDYLEENAETDASLVFARKFYIAQWFRDATTEAEKSMRNQNPKDEDSSDGPQHAKELESTGEIMQRAEKRKKFLRNIIKTTPAHFTTLKMNSDTVDYQDSCLIVRYLASMRPFAQSFDIYLTQILRVLGESAIAVRTKAMKCLSEVVAVDPSILARSDMQRGVHGRLMDNSTSVREAAVELLGRFVLSRPQLTEQYYDMLIERILDTGISVRKRVIKILRDICLEQPTFSKITEMCVRMIRRVNDEEGIKKLVNETFQKLWFTPTPAHDKETMTRKILNITDVVAACRDTGYDWFEQLLQNLLKSEEDASYKPAKKACVQLVDNLVEHILKYEESLAENKGVNSTRLVACITTLYLFSKIRAQLMVKHAMTMQPYLTTKCNTANDFMVICNVAKILELVVPLMEHPSETFLATIEEDLMKLIIKYGMTVVQHCVSCLGAVVNKVTHNYKFVWACFNRFYGALNKLKIQHQEDPNSATLVANKPFLLRSLFTVGALARHFDFDLEEFKGTNKVVIKEKVLELLLYFTKHEDEEVKTKAIIGLGFLVIMHPSQMFVPEVKTLYNGILADASSSINLKIQILKNLQTYLQEEDTRMQEADREWKKLSKQEDLKEMGDISSGMSSSIMQLYLKQVLEAFFHTQSSVRHFALNVIALTLNQGLIHPVQCVPYLIAMGTDPEPSMRNKADQQLVEIDKKYTGFIHMKAVAGMKMSYNLQQAIDLSHKSIIRGFRQDETHSALCSHLFTMIRGNRQHRRAFLISLLNLFDDSAKTEVNMLLFIADNLACFPYQSQEEPLFIMHHIDITLSVSGSNLLQTFKELLLKEPRRKEKKVKKEWKHPSDGEDEEQKMNCDSPRSDGEENSNSDDDNNDDDDVVRRPKKARKPIVAAESSESDSDLEDLDVEDAEKVMRLLPDNPTGLLDFANAVQGILLLLVLKQHLKNQYGFSDSKIQKYSPTESAKVYDKAVNRKSNVHFHPRQTIDFISNNIAHATLTDDIKKRIVKQYLDFKMLMEHLDPDEEDEEGEASASANIRNKAINALLGGSGPMSGPSPRNQAGPETDDDDSDGDERTPGSSRRSRRAGDSSDPGRMSETVEAMDVIALCCPKYKDRPQIARVVNKTSSGYSIHWMAGSYSGPWAEAKKRDGRKLVPWVDTIKESDIIYKKIALTSNHKLSNKVVQTLRSLYAAREGGAS, encoded by the exons ATGAATGGGGATATGCCTCATGTTCCCATCACCACTCTTGCTGGGATCGCTAGCTTAACAGATT TGTTAAACCAGCtacccctcccttcccctctcccGGCCACCACCACTAAGAGCCTCCTATACAATGGGAGGATCGCAGAGGAAGTTACCTGCCTACTGGGCTGTCGGGATGAGAATTTGGCCTCCCAGCTAGCCCATGGCCTCAACCAGGTCTCCACAGAGCACAT AGAGCTGAAGGACAACCTGGGTAGCGATGAGCCAGAGGGAGATGCACCACTGTTGCTGCAGACCATGCTGGCCAGGAACCCTGGCATCTTCAGGGAGAAAA ATGTTATGCAGCAACCAATGGTACCACCCTTCAAGATCACACAGAATTCCATGCATAGCCCAGCCCAGTCTGCAAACTTCCAGCCAGCTGCAATTTCTCCCAGTCCATCCAG CCGGTTTGTTGCGCCCCAGACTGGGTCTAGTAGCCGGTATATGGGCCAGCAGAACAGTCCAGTACCCAGCCCCTACACTCCCCAGAGCCCTGCCACTGGTTACATACAGCAGTATCCCCACCAACAACCACCCAGCTATAACCAACACCAACAAATACAACAAg TGTCTGTGGCCAGTCCCATGGTTCCAGGCGGCATAAGAAATATCCATGAGGGCAAAGTGTCGGGTCAGATTGCCAATGCTGCCAACCATCACTCAGACAGACACGGCACTGAGGACTACCTTAACATTGTACACCGACTGGGCAATGAG GAGGGGGACTCTACCATGAGGAATCCTTCTTTCCCTCTGAGGTCTCCACAGTCTGGCTGCTCCCCAGCAGGGAGTGAAGGAACGCCCAAAC CGGGTTCTCGCCCCCCACTGATTCTACAGTCACCACCTCCCTATGCACCCTCACCAAGGGAGGGAGGACCTGACCAGAAACAGCAGCCCCAACAAAGGAAGAAAGCCCCAGCggtgaaagaggagaaagacatGTACGACATTGTTAGCTCTCCAAACAAGGACTCTACAAAACTCACCCTCAAACTGTCAAGGGTCAAGTCAAATGAGTCCGATCCTCCAG GTGAGGTCTTGCCAGGTATGGACCAGAACTCAGACAATATGGAGCCAGAACTGGGCTTTCAACAGGTCCCTGTACTTCAGCATAATCGAGGAGCCCGGCTGCAACAGCAACAAGTGTCCCAGCAAGCAGGTGGTGCCAGTGGTCTCCAGCCTCCTAGTTCCCCTTACGATGAGGCAGAGCTAGATGCCCTTGCTGAAATTGAAAGGATAGAACGAGAAGCGGCCAGTGAGAAGTGCTCCAAGGAAGTGCAAGATAAAG ACAAAccactgaagaaaagaaaacaggactCTTTTCCCCTGGAGCCAGGTGCGGGGGGACCAGGTGGCCCCACAGGTGCCCCAGGGAGTGGATCAACAGGAGGGGGCAATGCTGGCAAACTGACGCCACAAGAGGCCACTGCAGCTGGGAACGGTGCCAGCCGCCCTCCCCTCATG atcAAGCGTGATAAGGATACCAGTGGGTCAAATGAAGGTCAAATGTGGGGCCAGCCCAAGGTTAAACTGGAGAGGCTGGGTTTGGTGCAGGACTTTGAGAAGAGGCCCAAGCCTGTAGTGGTTCTGAAAAAGCTCTCCATCGACCAGATCCAGAGGATCATCCGGCACAGCAAGTCTGGAAAGAACAGGATCTCGTCGGGAAAATCTGgcaaaa GTTATTGTCAAATTTTAGGTGGTATGGACCCGGCAGTTCTAAAGGAGCTGCCCCCAGAGCTGCTTGCAGAGATTGAGTCAACCATGCCCCTGTGTGAAAGAGTAAAGATGAACAAGAGGAAACGAAGCACTGTAAATGAGAGGCCCAAATATGCCGAAGTCAGCTCGGATGAAGACTTTGACGCAAACGGAGAAT CTGCAAGGAAGCGGCAACGCCGAGATAAAGACAGGTCATGGGAGTTTGAAGAAAGAGAGCGTCGAGGTTCAGGGGATCATCGGAAAAGTGGGCACCGGGACAGCCGACGAGGCTCAGGGAGCCGCTACCGAGACTCCTCAGAGGAAGATTCACCGCCACCCAGCATGAGTGAAA TTGCCagaaaaatgaagatgaaggagaagcagaagaaacGGAAAGCATATGAACCCAAGCTGACCCAAGAAGAGTTGATGGACTCGTCCACATTCAAGCGATTCTTAGCGAGCATTGATAACATACTGGAGAATCTGGAGGATGTGGATTTCACTACCATGG cagatgatgatgagatACCTCAGGAACTGCTGCTTGGTAAACACCAGTTGAATGAGCTGGGCAGTGAGTCCGCCAAGATTAAGGCCATGGGCATCTCCAGCAGG ATCCCATCAGACAAGCTGGTCAAGCTGTTGAACATACTGGAAAAGAATATCCAGGATGGGTCCAAGCTTACCACCATGATGAACCAT GACCATGATGCTGAAGATGAGGAGAGACTTTGGAGAGACCTGATAATGGAGAGAGTCACAAAGTCAGCAGATGCCTGTCTGACAGCTCTTAACATCATGACCTCAGCGCACATGCCGAAGGCTGTCTATATAGAGGACGTCATAGAGCGGGTGCTACAATACACCAAGTTCCATCTTCAGAACACACTGTATCCACAGTATGACCCAGTATACAGGGTGGACCCACATGGAG GTGGCATGTTGAGCTCCAAGGCAAAGCGTGCGAAATGCTCCACACATAAGCAACGTGTGATTGTCATGTTGTACAACAAAGTGTGCGACATTGTCAGCAACATTTCTGAGCTCCTAGAGATCCAACTACTGACAGACACCACCATCCTCCAG GTTTCTTCCATGGGAATCACTCCGTTCTTTGTGGAGAATGtcagtgagctgcagctgtgtgccATTAAACTAGTTACAGCA GTGTTCTCACGTTATGAGAAGCATCGGCAGCTGATCTTGGAGGAGATCTTTACCTCTTTGGCCAGACTGCCCACCAGCAAACGCTCCCTCAGGAATTTCAG GCTGAACAGCTCAGACCAGGATGGAGAGCCGATGTACATCCAAATGGTGACGGCTCTGGTGCTGCAGCTGATCCAGTGTGTGGTCCACCTCCCCAGTGACAAGGACGCTTTCGAAGAGTACGACAGTAAG gtggATCAAGATGTGTTGATAACCAACTCGTATGAGACGGCAATGAGAACAGCACAAAACTTCCTCTCAGTCTTCCTCAAAAA GTGTGGCAGCAAGCAGGGAGAAGAAGATTACCGGCCATTGTTTGAGAACTTTGTCCAGGATCTACTCTCAACAGTAAACAAACCAGAGTGGcctgctgctgagctgctgctcagtcTTCTTGGCAGACTACTG GTACACCAGTTCAGTAATAAGCAGACCGAGATGGCTCTGAGAGTAGCATCTCTAGACTACCTGGGCACAGTGGCAGCCCGTCTGAGGAAGGATGCAGTCACCAGCAAGATGGACCAGAGATCAATTGATCGTATTCTACAACAG TCTCCAGGTAACGATGAGacccagcagctgcagaaggcTCTACTGGACTACTTGGAAGAGAATGCTGAGACAGATGCCTCACTGGTG TTTGCTAGAAAGTTCTACATTGCCCAGTGGTTTCGGGACGCCACCACAGAGGCTGAGAAGTCCATGCGTAACCAGAATCCGAAGGATGAGGACTCATCGGACGGGCCACAACATGCCAAGGAGTTGGAGAGCACCGGTGAAATTATGCAGCGTGCTGAGAAGCGCAAGAAGTTCCTGCGCAACATCATCAAAACCACGCCAGCTCATTTCACTACACTGAA AATGAACTCTGACACTGTGGACTATCAAGACTCCTGTCTGATCGTGCGTTATTTGGCCTCCATGAGGCCGTTCGCCCAGAGCtttgatatttatttaacaCAG aTCTTGCGAGTCCTTGGGGAAAGTGCCATCGCTGTAAGGACTAAAGCCATGAAATGTCTATCTGAGGTTGTGGCTGTGGACCCCAGCATACTGGCAAGG TCCGACATGCAGCGTGGCGTCCATGGTCGTCTGATGGATAACTCCACCAGTGTGAGGGAGGCAGCTGTTGAGCTGCTTGGCAGATTTGTCCTCAGCCGACCCCAACTCACTGAACAGTACTATGACATGCTCATAGAGAGGATACTG GACACTGGTATCAGCGTAAGAAAACGGGTGATCAAGATCCTCAGAGACATCTGTCTGGAGCAGCCAACCTTCAGTAAGATCACTGAGATGTGTGTGAGGATGATCCGCAGAGTCAATGATGAGGAAGGTATCAAG AAATTGGTGAATGAGACATTCCAGAAGTTGTGGTTTACTCCAACTCCAGCCCATGATAAAGAGACCATGACCAGAAAGATCCTGAACATCACTGATGTG GTTGCAGCTTGTCGAGACACCGGCTATGACTGGTTTGAGCAACTTCTCCAGAAT CTTCTCAAGTCTGAAGAGGACGCGTCATATAAACCAGCCAAAAAGGCCTGTGTTCAGCTAGTTGACAATCTGGTAGAACACATCCTCAAATATGAGGAATCTCTTGCAG agaACAAGGGTGTAAACTCAACACGGCTAGTGGCATGTATCACCACCTTGTACTTGTTCAGCAAGATCAGGGCCCAGCTCATGGTCAAACATGCCATGACCATGCAACCCTACCTGACCACAAAGTGTAAC ACTGCCAATGACTTCATGGTCATCTGTAATGTGGCAAAGATCTTGGAACTTGTGGTACCGCTGATGGAGCACCCCAGTGAAACTTTCCTTGCCACCATCGAAGAAGACCTCATGAAGCTCATCATCAAATATGGCATGACT GTGGTCCAGCACTGTGTGAGCTGTCTTGGAGCTGTTGTCAACAAAGTGACGCACAACTACAAGTTCGTCTGGGCTTGCTTCAACAGATTCTACG GGGCACTTAACAAACTCAAGATTCAGCATCAGGAGGATCCTAACAGCGCAACGTTGGTAGCAAACAAGCCTTTTCTGCTGCGATCACTCTTCACAGTGGGGGCCCTGGCCCGACACTTTGATTTTGATCTGGAGGAGTTCAAGGGCACCAACAAG GTTGTTATCAAGGAGAAAGTTCTCGAGCTGCTGCTATACTTCACCAAACATGAAGACGAGGAGGTCAAGACTAAAGCCATCATCGGCTTAG GCTTCCTTGTGATCATGCATCCCAGCCAAATGTTCGTGCCTGAGGTGAAGACCTTGTACAACGGCATCCTGGCTGACGCTTCCTCCTCCATCAACCTCAAAATCCAGATCCTCAAAAACCTCCAGACATACCTTCAGGAGGAGGACACACGGATGCAGGAGGCGGACAGAGAAT GGAAGAAACTGTCCAAACAGGAGGATCTGAAGGAGATGGGAGACATCTCTTCAGGGATGAGCAGCTCCATCATGCAGCTTTATCTGAAACAGGTGTTGGAGGCGTTCTTCCACACCCAGTCCAGTGTACGGCACTTTGCTCTCAATGTCATAGCTCTCACACTCAACCAGGGTCTCATCCATCCTGTACAG TGTGTACCCTACCTCATTGCAATGGGAACAGACCCAGAGCCCAGCATGAGGAACAAAGCTGaccagcagctggtggagattGACAAGAAGTACACAGGATTCATCCAT ATGAAGGCAGTTGCTGGGATGAAGATGTCATACAATTTGCAGCAGGCCATCGATTTGtctcataaaagcatcataagaggTTTCAGACAGGACGAGACGCACTCAGCACTCTGCTCCCACCTCTTCACTATGATCCGGGGCAACCGCCAGCACCGCAGGGCTTTCCTCATCTCACTGCTGAACCTATTTGATGACAGTGCT aaGACAGAAGTGAACATGCTGCTGTTTATCGCAGACAACCTCGCCTGTTTCCCATACCAGAGTCAGGAGGAGCCTCTCTTCATCATGCATCACATAGACATCACCCTGTCTGTTTCTGGCAGCAACTTGTTGCAAACCTTCAAAGAG CTTCTGTTAAAGGAGCCCAGGCGTAAGGAGAAGAAAGTAAAGAAGGAATGGAAACACCCATCAGATGGGGAGGACGAAGAGCAAAAGATGAACTGCGATTCTCCCAGAAGTGACGGcgaagaaaacagcaacagtgatgatgacaataatgatgatgacgatgtgGTACGTCGGCCTAAAAAGGCCAGAAAACCTATTGTGGCTGCAGAGAGCTCAGAGTCGGACTCTGATCTGGAGGATTTGGATGTGGAGGATGCAGAAAAAGTAATGAGGCTCCTCCCAGACAATCCCACAGGTCTCTTGGACTTTGCCAATGCTGTTCAGGGCATCCTGTTGCTGCTGGTGCTCAAACAGCATCTGAAGAACCAGTATGGATTCTCTGACAG TAAAATTCAGAAGTACTCTCCAACGGAGTCAGCCAAGGTGTACGATAAGGCAGTGAACAGAAAAAGCAACGTTCACTTCCACCCACGACAAACCATTGACTTCATCTCCAACAACATAGCTCACGCCACGCTGACAGATGATATCAAGAAGCGGATAGTCAAACAGTACCTAGAT TTCAAGATGCTGATGGAACATTTGGACCCAGACGAGGAGGACGAAGAAGGAGAAGCGTCTGCCAGCGCTAACATCAGAAACAAAGCCATAAACGCCCTACTGGGAGGCTCTGGCCCCATGTCAGGACCCAGTCCGCGGAATCAGGCAGGACCAGAGACAGATGACGATGATAGTGATGGCGACGAAAGGACCCCAGGG TCCTCTCGAAGGTCAAGGCGAGCGGGTGACTCCTCGGACCCCGGCCGTATGAGTGAGACAGTGGAGGCTATGGATGTGATTGCCCTTTGCTGCCCCAAATACAAGGACCGGCCGCAAATAGCTCGAGTCGTCAACAAGACCTCCAGTGGATACAGCATCCACTGGATGGCCGGCTCCTACTCGGGGCCCTGGGCAGAGGCCAAGAAACGTGATGGCCGCAAACTGGTGCCTTGGGTGGACACTATTAAGGAGTCGGACATCATTTACAAGAAGATTGCCTTGACCAGCAACCACAAACTGAGCAACAAAGTAGTACAGACTTTACGCTCACTGTATGCAGCGCGGGAAGGAGGGGCTAGCTAA